A genomic window from Lotus japonicus ecotype B-129 chromosome 1, LjGifu_v1.2 includes:
- the LOC130741887 gene encoding uncharacterized protein LOC130741887, which translates to MVGLFNFVIAAVIAFVVVVVAAAATTTIAATTTNFVTATTAKITFTSFPPTTPPPPPPLPPSPPQPTSTIISLVGGRSGGGSDKGGGDDGSGSGGDGDKDDDGREYGDGGGCGEVGGGGDDGIGRSDGGGGDNDGDDGCNSVGGGSDGAKG; encoded by the coding sequence TTTCAATTTTGTCATCGCTGCTGTCATTGCATTCGTCGTCGTCGTCGTCGccgccgctgccaccaccaccatcgctgcTACAACCACCAACTtcgtcaccgccaccaccgccaaaATCACCTTCACCTCTTTCCCACCCACCactcctccacctccaccgccaTTGCCACCATCGCCACCACAACCAACTTCCACGATCATCTCATTAGTTGGTGGTCGTAGTGGTGGTGGAAGCGACAAAGGCGGCGGTGACGATGGTAGTGGCAGTGGCGGCGATGGCGACAAAGACGACGATGGTCGTGAAtacggtgatggtggtggttgtggtgaagTTGGTGGTGGAGGCGATGATGGCATTGGTagaagtgatggtggtggtggcgacaacGACGGTGATGATGGATGCAATAGTGttggtggtggcagtgatggTGCAAAAGGGTGA
- the LOC130741903 gene encoding uncharacterized protein LOC130741903 yields MAMARPTETVWKLLCQRLNEHDVEYCRTLQQRYYGHYFQIRVRVKRQPCYLIHPDMPSTLTTLDLPSSESETVSFFCESWEELEENVLSRLETNLSSHHIIPEQFIPPLARNVIHQANELVQICPPGFGYCNESPHFTWFNFVLNITVRELYNHDQITHMMLESITRGVRNRMPELHDNGDHSIMAPEVYHNEDHTIMVPGMWEPLTADFQNQMVVQHQMEPTSIATESLKKVKLEKGAAMDSCSICLTELGDGPMEVSSTPCKHLFHKDCLVQWLIKSPTCPLCRYNVSTIPTLIDYT; encoded by the coding sequence ATGGCGATGGCGAGGCCTACTGAAACTGTTTGGAAGCTTTTGTGTCAACGATTGAATGAGCACGACGTAGAGTATTGTCGCACTCTCCAGCAACGTTACTATGGCCATTATTTCCAAATTCGAGTTCGAGTAAAACGTCAACCATGCTATTTGATTCATCCAGATATGCCTTCTACTTTAACAACCTTGGATCTTCCTTCATCTGAGAGTGAAACTGTGAGCTTCTTCTGTGAATCTTGGGAGGAATTAGAAGAAAATGTTCTCTCAAGATTGGAAACCAACTTATCTTCTCATCATATCATTCCTGAACAGTTCATTCCACCACTGGCAAGGAATGTGATACACCAGGCCAATGAATTGGTCCAAATTTGTCCTCCAGGTTTCGGTTACTGCAATGAAAGTCCACATTTCACTTggtttaattttgttttgaatATTACTGTTCGTGAGTTATATAATCATGATCAAATCACGCACATGATGTTGGAGTCCATCACGAGAGGGGTTCGAAATCGAATGCCAGAGTTACATGACAATGGAGATCACAGCATCATGGCTCCTGAGGTATATCACAATGAAGATCACACCATCATGGTTCCTGGCATGTGGGAGCCCCTCACAGCagattttcaaaatcaaatggtGGTTCAACATCAAATGGAGCCAACTTCAATTGCCACTGAGTCCCTAAAGAAAGTGAAGTTGGAAAAAGGTGCTGCCATGGATAGTTGTAGTATTTGTCTAACTGAGCTTGGTGATGGTCCTATGGAGGTTTcatcaacaccttgcaagcatTTGTTTCACAAAGATTGTCTTGTTCAGTGGCTAATCAAAAGTCCTACTTGCCCTCTGTGTCGCTACAACGTCTCCACCATCCCCACCTTGATTGATTACACTTGA
- the LOC130741919 gene encoding uncharacterized protein LOC130741919 produces MAIDIGRAYPSGPSGSSSPRWVCWRHSLQGSVVVNVEGSVSGSPLRGGFGGCIRSFDGNWIASFYGSKSDTDILLLELLGIFHGLSMAWDLGHRVVECQSNSLHVVELVLATPSVRHMYASLIWDINDLMDRPWRVWSLSICFVKETRVQIS; encoded by the coding sequence ATGGCAATTGATATTGGCCGTGCCTATCCTAGTGGCCCTTCTGGTTCGAGTTCCCCGAGGTGGGTTTGTTGGAGGCATTCTCTTCAGGGCAGCGTTGTGGTAAACGTTGAAGGGAGTGTGTCGGGATCTCCTCTACGAGGAGGGTTTGGGGGTTGTATTAGAAGCTTTGACGGAAACTGGATTGCTAGTTTTTATGGTTCCAAAAGTGACACTGATATCCTTCTCTTGGAGCTGCTTGGAATTTTCCATGGTCTTTCAATGGCTTGGGACCTTGGCCATCGGGTGGTGGAGTGCCAATCTAATTCTCTTCATGTAGTGGAGTTGGTCTTGGCTACCCCGTCAGTGCGTCACATGTATGCGTCATTGATTTGGGATATCAATGACTTGATGGATAGACCTTGGAGGGTGTGGAGCTTGTCCATATGCTTCGTGAAGGAAACTCGTGTGCAGATTTCTTAG
- the LOC130741935 gene encoding uncharacterized protein LOC130741935, with translation MAMARPTETVWKLLCQRLNEHDVEYCRTLQQRYYGHYFQIRVRVKRQPCYLIHPDMPSTLTTLDLPSSESETVSFFCESWEELEENVLSRLETNLSSHHIIPEQFIPPLARNVIHQANELVQICPPGFGYCNESPHFTWFNFVLNITVRELYNHDQITHMMLESITRGVRNRMPELHDNGDHSIMAPEVYHNEDHTIMWEPLTADFQNQMVVQHQMEPTSIATESLKKVKLEKGAAMESCSICLTELGDGPMEVSSTPCKHLFHKDCLVQWLIKSPTCPLCRYNVSTIPTLIDYT, from the coding sequence ATGGCGATGGCGAGGCCTACTGAAACTGTTTGGAAGCTTTTGTGTCAACGATTGAATGAGCACGACGTAGAGTATTGTCGCACTCTCCAGCAACGTTACTATGGCCATTATTTCCAAATTCGAGTTCGAGTAAAACGTCAACCATGCTATTTGATTCATCCAGATATGCCTTCTACTTTAACAACCTTGGATCTTCCTTCATCTGAGAGTGAAACTGTGAGCTTCTTCTGTGAATCTTGGGAGGAATTAGAAGAAAATGTTCTCTCAAGATTGGAAACCAACTTATCTTCTCATCATATCATTCCTGAACAGTTCATTCCACCACTGGCAAGGAATGTGATACACCAGGCCAATGAATTGGTCCAAATTTGTCCTCCAGGTTTCGGTTACTGCAATGAAAGTCCACATTTCACTTggtttaattttgttttgaatATTACTGTTCGTGAGTTATATAATCATGATCAAATCACGCACATGATGTTGGAGTCCATCACGAGAGGGGTTCGAAATCGAATGCCAGAGTTACATGACAATGGAGATCACAGCATCATGGCTCCTGAGGTATATCACAATGAAGATCACACCATCATGTGGGAGCCCCTCACAGCagattttcaaaatcaaatggtGGTTCAACATCAAATGGAGCCTACTTCAATTGCCACTGAGTCCCTAAAGAAAGTGAAGTTGGAAAAAGGTGCTGCCATGGAAAGTTGTAGTATTTGTCTAACTGAGCTTGGTGATGGTCCTATGGAGGTTTcatcaacaccttgcaagcatTTGTTTCACAAAGATTGTCTTGTTCAGTGGCTAATCAAAAGTCCTACTTGCCCTCTGTGTCGCTACAACGTCTCCACCATCCCCACCTTGATTGATTACACTTGA